Below is a genomic region from Spirosoma radiotolerans.
GTGATTTTCATAAGAGTCAAATTTTAGGTTAAATAATAGGCTGACAACGAAAAAACCAAGAAGAAAATAGTTTAAACCTCTTTAGGAACCACTTGATCGAAATAATTAACCTTACAAATGCTCATAGCTTACATAATCAAATGCTACTTCATGTTGTTCATCACTAGGATGATTCTGGCGAGAAAATTCTTTCCAATTTGATCGGTCAAATTGGGGAAAATAGCTATCCCCTTCATACTCTTTGTGAATTTCAGTCAAATACAAAGTTGTTGCGATAGGCATAGCTAAGTTATAAATCTCCGCTCCTCCTATTACGAATATCTCTTCATTAGTCCATTTGGCCGCAATTTCTATTGCTTCCTTGAAATCATGAACAACTATGGCATTACTGACCTTGTAACTGTAATTACGGCTTATAGCTATATTTACTAGACTCGGTAATATACCCCTTTGTGCTTCCAAAGACTTACGACCCATAATGGCGACTTGATCTCTAATCTTATGCTTAAAAAAAGCGATATCATCTGGCAAATGCCAAGGTAAATCATTGTTACGACCAATAACGCCATTCTGCGCAACCGCAGCAATGAGACTGATTTTCATAAAGTAAAGAGTAGGAAAATAAAAAGTATCTAACGTTTATAAATCCAGACTTAGGCGATTGCCTCGCAAAAACTCCTCGGCGGTCATGCGCCGTTTGCCTTCGGCTTGCAAAGAGTCAATCTGGAGCCAGCCATCGGCAACTTTCATGACTATTGTTGTTTTTCCGTCGGTCTTAGCCTCACCAACATTAGTAGGAGTATTGACGAGAGAATAAGTTACTATTTCTTTAAGGGTGGCGAACCCAGGATCTAACAACTCATTAATTATTGATACCGCGTAAACCTTGAACACCTTGCCATTGATTTTTGTCCAGGCCGTTGGATAAGGGGACAGGCCCCGCACAAAATTACGAATCGTGATTGCCGGTTGGTTCCAGTTAATTTCGGTGGTTTCACGACTGAGCTTAGGCGCTGCTTTCAGGTCGTGGGCTTCCGGTTGCGGGGTACGCGGATACTCGCCCGCTTCAATGGCATGAACGGTTTTCAGGACCAGGTTGGCCCCTCGTTCCATCAGCCGATCATGAACCGTTCCGGCCGTATCGTCGGGGTAGATCGGTTCGTAAT
It encodes:
- a CDS encoding dihydrofolate reductase, yielding MKISLIAAVAQNGVIGRNNDLPWHLPDDIAFFKHKIRDQVAIMGRKSLEAQRGILPSLVNIAISRNYSYKVSNAIVVHDFKEAIEIAAKWTNEEIFVIGGAEIYNLAMPIATTLYLTEIHKEYEGDSYFPQFDRSNWKEFSRQNHPSDEQHEVAFDYVSYEHL
- the fmt gene encoding methionyl-tRNA formyltransferase translates to MPQSLRIVFMGTPDFAVASLQRLLGAGCQVVAVVTAPDRPSGRGLQLTPSPVKKAAEAANLPVLQPEKLRDPAFLEQLASYQADLQVVVAFRMLPEVVWSMPTIGTFNLHGSLLPQYRGAAPINWAIINGETETGVTTFFIEKEIDTGLMIFQDYEPIYPDDTAGTVHDRLMERGANLVLKTVHAIEAGEYPRTPQPEAHDLKAAPKLSRETTEINWNQPAITIRNFVRGLSPYPTAWTKINGKVFKVYAVSIINELLDPGFATLKEIVTYSLVNTPTNVGEAKTDGKTTIVMKVADGWLQIDSLQAEGKRRMTAEEFLRGNRLSLDL